One Nostoc punctiforme PCC 73102 DNA window includes the following coding sequences:
- a CDS encoding alpha/beta fold hydrolase: MLQFQPPGFGHKLIHTSLGAMVYYTQTNTPWAFADTEDLPPLLFLHNFGGGASAYEWSKVYPAFASNYHILAPDLIGWGESAHPVRDYKIRDYLSTIAEFIIETCRQPVTVVASSLTAAFAIRLAIVQPNLFKALFLVSPSGFDDFGQGAGRRLPLSVINTPLLDNFIYMLGAENEIAVRNFLQSFLFAKSERVSQEIVDAYLTSAQQPNAKFSALAFLRGDLYFDLSLYIQQLTIPTVMFWGEKAQFTNIKLGQRLANLNQRAIQDFYAIADAGILPHLEIPEVVIGLLQRYLR; this comes from the coding sequence ATGCTTCAGTTTCAACCTCCTGGCTTTGGACATAAACTTATCCATACATCCTTGGGGGCAATGGTTTACTATACCCAAACGAATACACCTTGGGCGTTCGCTGACACTGAAGATTTACCTCCACTACTGTTTCTCCATAACTTTGGTGGTGGGGCATCTGCGTATGAATGGTCTAAAGTTTACCCGGCTTTTGCCTCTAATTACCACATTTTAGCTCCCGATCTAATCGGCTGGGGAGAATCGGCTCATCCAGTCCGGGATTATAAAATTAGGGATTATCTCAGCACGATCGCAGAGTTTATCATTGAAACTTGTCGTCAGCCGGTGACGGTGGTAGCCTCTTCTCTAACAGCCGCTTTTGCTATCCGTCTAGCTATTGTTCAACCCAATTTATTCAAAGCACTGTTTTTGGTGTCCCCATCTGGGTTTGATGATTTTGGGCAGGGTGCTGGACGCAGACTTCCGCTTTCGGTAATCAATACGCCTCTGTTGGACAATTTTATTTATATGCTTGGTGCTGAAAATGAAATTGCAGTCCGAAATTTTTTACAAAGTTTTCTGTTTGCCAAGTCAGAACGAGTATCTCAAGAAATAGTGGATGCTTATTTAACCTCTGCACAACAACCTAATGCCAAATTTTCCGCCTTGGCATTTTTACGGGGCGATCTTTACTTTGATCTGAGTTTATATATTCAGCAACTGACAATTCCCACTGTGATGTTTTGGGGAGAGAAGGCACAATTTACCAATATCAAACTAGGACAACGCTTGGCAAATTTAAATCAAAGGGCAATTCAAGATTTTTATGCGATCGCAGATGCAGGAATATTACCTCATTTAGAAATACCAGAAGTTGTCATTGGTTTATTGCAACGATATCTTCGGTAA
- a CDS encoding HugZ family protein has product MSQFENIQAEYEKFTEEFESVIISTVNAQAIPNASYAPFVMDNSKNIYIYVSGLSTHTKNIYTNPHVSVLFIEDEAKSNLIFARRRLSFDCTATLIERETDKWNQIVEQFQGRFGEIVEVLRGLSDFRIFQLTPSEGRFVVGFGAAYHISGENLHQLVQIAGDSNQK; this is encoded by the coding sequence ATGAGTCAATTTGAAAACATTCAAGCTGAGTATGAAAAGTTTACTGAAGAATTTGAGAGTGTAATCATTAGCACCGTGAACGCCCAAGCAATACCAAATGCTAGTTATGCTCCCTTTGTAATGGATAATTCCAAAAATATCTATATTTATGTCAGTGGTCTTTCAACTCATACCAAAAATATCTATACCAATCCTCATGTAAGTGTCTTATTTATCGAAGATGAAGCTAAGAGTAATCTAATTTTTGCCCGTCGTCGTTTGAGTTTTGATTGTACGGCAACTTTGATAGAGCGTGAAACTGACAAGTGGAATCAAATTGTTGAGCAATTTCAAGGGCGATTTGGTGAAATTGTCGAGGTTTTGCGCGGCTTGTCTGACTTTCGGATTTTTCAGCTAACTCCTAGTGAAGGGCGTTTTGTAGTTGGTTTTGGGGCAGCTTATCATATCAGTGGCGAGAACCTCCATCAACTTGTTCAGATCGCAGGAGATAGTAATCAAAAGTAA
- a CDS encoding aldo/keto reductase, translating into MVITQRRKLGRSELEVSPISFGGNVFGWTIDENSSFEILDSFIEAGGNFIDTADVYSKWVPGNQGGESETILGKWLKQRGNRDQVVIATKVGNDMDVRGQGLSREHIQQAVEDSLQRLQTDYIDLYQSHIDDENTPLEETLETYAELIRQGKVRAIGASNYSAERLGQALEISRQHGYPRYESLQPRYNLYDRDGYEQDLQQICQEQEIGVINYSSLCSGFLSGKYRSEKDLSISLRGNSVKRYLNPRGLQILEAIDRVATTYNFTPTQVSLAWLIANPSITAPIVSATKVEQLNDIIKAVNIKLDQDAIDLLNQASSSNT; encoded by the coding sequence ATGGTCATTACACAAAGGCGTAAACTTGGACGTTCAGAACTAGAAGTATCACCAATATCTTTTGGTGGCAACGTATTTGGCTGGACTATTGATGAAAATAGTTCATTTGAGATTTTAGATAGCTTTATAGAGGCTGGAGGTAATTTTATTGACACAGCTGATGTCTATTCCAAGTGGGTTCCAGGAAATCAAGGTGGAGAGTCTGAGACAATTTTAGGAAAATGGCTCAAGCAGCGCGGTAATCGTGACCAAGTGGTGATTGCAACTAAGGTTGGCAACGATATGGATGTTAGAGGCCAAGGGCTTTCTCGTGAACACATTCAACAAGCTGTGGAAGACTCGTTGCAGAGGTTACAAACCGATTATATCGATCTATATCAATCGCATATCGACGATGAAAACACTCCACTTGAAGAAACCCTTGAAACCTACGCAGAATTGATTCGTCAGGGAAAAGTACGTGCGATTGGTGCTTCAAACTATAGTGCAGAGCGTTTGGGGCAGGCATTAGAAATTAGCCGTCAGCATGGCTATCCTCGCTACGAAAGCCTTCAGCCCCGTTATAACTTGTATGACCGAGATGGTTATGAACAGGATTTACAACAAATTTGCCAAGAACAGGAAATTGGCGTGATTAACTATTCCTCTCTGTGCAGTGGTTTTCTCTCTGGTAAATATCGCTCAGAAAAAGATTTGTCTATTAGTCTTCGTGGTAATTCTGTAAAAAGATATTTAAACCCTCGTGGCTTGCAAATTCTAGAGGCAATTGATCGGGTGGCAACGACTTATAATTTTACTCCCACCCAAGTTTCTCTGGCATGGCTCATTGCTAATCCCAGTATTACTGCTCCTATTGTTAGTGCAACAAAGGTTGAGCAACTCAACGATATCATCAAAGCTGTCAATATAAAGCTCGATCAAGATGCTATTGACCTTCTCAATCAAGCCAGTTCCTCAAACACCTAG
- a CDS encoding pentapeptide repeat-containing protein, whose product MDANELLKRYENGETKFIEANLNGINLFGADLIGIALNKADLGHAILIFSYLSRGILNHANLVCTKLSGANLNQASLISANLHDANLHGATLQGADLRNANLTLAYMLDTNLMNADLRGADLSGANLNGACLRGANLREEKRMYSASLRGANLHKADLRGADLTGVDLSKVDLSGANLSEATLRYADLSDANLSEAILHNASLADTNIGGANLKGANLMNARLERSNLIDAELTGVNLYGAIMADAKLTRCQMSGVNLSFARLNRVDLSRANLRQANLTETDLVDAYLARTDLTGANLSKANLIRAEMSSANLTGANLRGAVMPDGTINY is encoded by the coding sequence ATGGATGCAAATGAACTTTTAAAGCGCTATGAGAATGGAGAAACAAAGTTTATTGAGGCCAACTTAAATGGAATAAATTTGTTTGGTGCAGACTTGATTGGCATAGCTTTGAATAAAGCAGATTTGGGTCATGCCATCCTAATTTTTAGCTATCTAAGCCGGGGAATTCTGAATCACGCAAACCTAGTTTGTACAAAGCTAAGTGGTGCGAACCTAAATCAGGCAAGTTTAATCAGCGCCAACTTGCATGATGCTAATTTACATGGTGCAACTTTGCAGGGTGCTGATTTGCGTAATGCAAATTTAACTTTGGCATATATGCTAGATACTAACTTGATGAATGCCGATTTACGTGGTGCAGATTTGAGTGGTGCAAATTTAAATGGCGCGTGCCTGCGTGGGGCTAACCTGCGAGAAGAAAAGAGAATGTACTCTGCTAGTCTACGGGGTGCTAATCTTCATAAGGCTGATCTGCGGGGCGCTGATTTAACTGGTGTAGACTTATCTAAAGTTGATTTGAGTGGTGCTAACTTGAGTGAGGCAACGCTACGTTATGCCGATTTGAGTGATGCCAATTTGAGTGAAGCGATTTTGCATAATGCATCTTTGGCAGATACTAACATCGGTGGTGCTAATTTGAAAGGTGCTAACCTGATGAATGCTAGATTGGAACGTTCAAATCTCATTGATGCCGAACTTACAGGTGTTAATTTGTATGGTGCAATTATGGCAGACGCTAAACTGACTAGATGTCAGATGAGTGGAGTAAACCTAAGTTTTGCAAGGCTAAATAGAGTTGATTTAAGTCGAGCTAACCTGCGTCAGGCTAACCTCACAGAAACAGACTTGGTTGATGCCTATCTTGCTAGGACAGACTTGACTGGTGCTAATTTAAGTAAGGCAAATTTGATCAGAGCAGAAATGAGTAGTGCAAATCTGACGGGTGCAAATCTGCGTGGTGCAGTTATGCCTGATGGAACAATTAATTATTAA
- a CDS encoding peroxiredoxin-like family protein, producing MNPYAILNQTELQRVSDGIIRPLLENCETASHILILVWPQLGDFDSLEYAWWLQREAKKLPDEKLAIRAVGIGDRASGTKFCEYTGFPPENLFVEPNAELHHQLKLYSGLNLPVPGISPTQKAWLNLLFMCAGFGSPGTLREVFRGYRGDRQAPQLIEDDEIIQGTPLPAFQGSFFQLAGGIGFQRPFELATLRLRNMVEVLSNWHTYVPNPAYLTQRGGTFLFDTQGQLLYEHRDPGILGFAANMSQPLSFLSLIETDSFTSIPNS from the coding sequence ATGAATCCCTACGCTATCCTTAATCAGACCGAACTTCAGCGTGTTAGTGATGGCATAATCCGACCTTTACTAGAAAATTGCGAGACTGCCTCACATATCCTTATTTTAGTCTGGCCACAACTTGGGGATTTTGATAGCCTTGAATATGCGTGGTGGTTACAGCGCGAAGCTAAAAAATTGCCAGATGAAAAACTTGCTATTCGTGCAGTCGGAATTGGCGATCGCGCCTCTGGAACAAAATTCTGTGAATATACAGGATTTCCACCCGAAAATTTATTTGTTGAACCTAATGCAGAACTACATCACCAACTCAAACTTTATTCAGGTCTGAATCTTCCTGTCCCTGGAATTTCCCCTACTCAGAAAGCTTGGCTAAATCTACTGTTCATGTGTGCAGGGTTTGGAAGTCCTGGAACGCTAAGAGAAGTTTTTCGAGGATACAGGGGCGATCGCCAAGCCCCTCAACTCATTGAAGATGATGAAATTATTCAAGGTACTCCTCTACCTGCCTTTCAAGGCTCATTTTTCCAATTAGCTGGTGGAATTGGGTTTCAACGTCCCTTTGAATTAGCTACTCTACGGCTACGGAATATGGTGGAAGTTCTGAGCAATTGGCATACTTATGTACCTAATCCTGCCTACTTAACTCAGCGTGGTGGAACTTTTCTGTTTGATACCCAAGGCCAGTTACTTTACGAACATCGAGATCCAGGAATTTTGGGCTTTGCTGCTAATATGAGTCAGCCCCTATCATTTTTATCCCTTATCGAAACAGATAGCTTTACCTCAATTCCTAATTCCTAA
- a CDS encoding AI-2E family transporter, translating to MANLRDTENGWSQLTRGAPLAVMLAAALYILYQLLPVLELLVIAALIALILRTLLRFLQKLVKSQDVAVLLLIGLIIGFVVVLATVVVPSVTFESQKLIKTLPTYLNRLTGDVEQLRQKFTFIPDISQALIQLRNLTDHLLGGVPVFLGEALNLTIELVATLILALYMAYDPNSLVKGILRLVPRRHHQRFKRILKACETRLRGWIFGTGIAMIFLGAGATFGLLILGIPSALPFGIIAGLFEIIPYFGSVIGAFLPALVALSISPLKLVFVLILFFVMNQIDAHVVQPLVMGQQVNIHPVMVIVTFLVMGKLFGFIGVLLAVPAAAVIITLIDEFTPEEKLIEPVEVETGIDV from the coding sequence ATGGCAAATCTCAGAGATACAGAGAATGGATGGTCGCAGTTAACTCGTGGTGCGCCATTGGCAGTAATGTTAGCAGCAGCACTCTACATTTTATATCAACTTTTACCAGTATTAGAACTTTTAGTTATTGCAGCATTGATTGCTTTAATTTTGAGAACCCTATTAAGGTTTTTACAAAAGTTAGTCAAATCACAGGATGTTGCTGTTTTGCTACTAATTGGATTAATCATCGGATTTGTTGTGGTATTAGCTACTGTAGTTGTGCCTAGTGTGACATTTGAATCTCAAAAATTAATCAAAACATTACCAACTTATCTCAATAGATTGACAGGAGATGTTGAGCAGCTACGTCAGAAATTCACTTTCATTCCTGACATTTCCCAAGCACTAATACAATTACGGAATTTGACCGACCATTTACTAGGAGGAGTACCCGTTTTCTTAGGTGAAGCTTTAAATTTAACCATTGAGTTGGTAGCAACGTTAATTTTAGCGCTTTACATGGCTTACGATCCTAATTCCTTAGTGAAAGGGATTTTAAGATTAGTACCAAGGCGACATCATCAACGATTTAAACGAATCCTTAAGGCTTGTGAGACAAGATTGCGAGGCTGGATTTTTGGGACAGGAATAGCGATGATATTTCTGGGTGCTGGAGCAACATTTGGACTTTTGATTTTGGGGATTCCGTCAGCTCTACCATTTGGTATTATTGCAGGATTATTTGAAATAATTCCTTACTTTGGTTCGGTCATTGGTGCTTTTTTACCAGCATTAGTAGCATTGAGTATTTCACCGCTAAAGTTAGTATTTGTGTTGATACTTTTCTTTGTAATGAATCAAATAGATGCCCATGTTGTTCAGCCTTTAGTGATGGGTCAGCAAGTTAATATCCATCCAGTGATGGTGATTGTGACATTTTTGGTAATGGGTAAGCTATTTGGATTTATTGGTGTGCTGCTTGCAGTGCCTGCGGCAGCAGTCATAATTACGCTTATTGATGAGTTTACGCCTGAAGAAAAGCTGATAGAGCCAGTAGAAGTTGAAACTGGAATAGATGTTTAA
- a CDS encoding trifunctional serine/threonine-protein kinase/ATP-binding protein/sensor histidine kinase: MFKLIAHIPDYSITSLIYEAAATVIYRGYSKANGHSVVIKLLKAEYPSIKEIAQLKHEYEIIQNLNIAGVIKVHELISYDNGYNNGLALVLEDFGGETLKHQISTTGIELTKFLNIAAQITETLGELHTHHIIHKDLKPENILYNPNTEKVKLIDFSIASLLSKESPEITSLNLLEGTLAYMSPEQTGRINRTLDYRTDFYSLGVSFYEMLTGQLPFHNAQDSMELVHCHIAKIPIAPHEINPNVPLGISAIAMKLLSKTAEDRYQSAYGLKADLEQAAIQLQTKGSIELFTLGQQDFSHQFQIAQKLYGREVEVAALMAAFEKVSLGSSEVVLVGGYSGIGKSSLVNEVHKPIVRQRGYFIGGKFDQLKRDIPYASLIQAFRELMRQLLAETQARVEVWKNKLLRALGANGQVIIDVIPEVELIIGQQAPVPQLGVAESQNRFNRVFKQFIHAFTGAEHPLVLFLDDLQWADAASVNLVENLMTDPESRYLLLIGAYRDNEVSPTHPLMLMLETIQAFGATVEELLLKPLAAPHITQLVTDTFNCESSQAEPLADLLFQKTQGNPFFLTQLLKVLHQDNLLTFDYRSGFWKWDLNRIQEQAITDNVVDLMVNKIQRLSEPTQQVLQLAACVGNRFNLEILAVVNEKSPSATAVDLWEALRAGLILPLSDTYKIPQLLNQSELATYCDTAIQVDYKFLHDRVQQAAYSLIPTDQQQEVHLKIGKLLLHNTEKAQLEEHLFDIVNHLNAGSSLIVEPAERYELAELNLKAGQRAKSSSAFVTALKLLKTGMSYLPDKTWQDNYLLTLTLYLQSGEAEFLNGKYEEALLIFEQTFSQVQTTLDMCRVNEYRIMCYRMENDLNSAYKIGLNTLELLGLEFAAYPDDAYLLEKLNQTKKVIGDRSTFSLAELPPMQDEEKLMAQRILKEVWPIAYFLGSKALHITSMNITQLSVQYGNSPISVFGYMLYSFNLVFEYGEVDSGYEFGELSLRLHEILRTKELEANILNMWGGLICHYKDHISQAKPYLLKGFNSGLETGSYQWSGYCSVNFLWQCLFGNESLEKTAEVAEDFIPSLRKIDKNMLNYHLLAMEAIANLTKPAGKIDQLVGTWADERQVLEFALASSDMLSAFVVYIYKLALCNWYGEYTKAVEYAENAEKFVAGARGIFINPVFYFHQSIALAGGYTDADTATQVIYLHKLNANLEKFQQWAIHCPSNYQHKFLLIQAEVARIYKQDYQAMELYDLAIASAAENGYLQNEALANELAFRFYLAKERKNFAKVYFKEARYCYLKWEATAKVRQLDEQYSQLFRDSVGEVNGRSTATKQIRDISEAKTQTLDLSTAIKASQALSSEMELNPLLEKMMTIAIENAGAQMGYLLVKQDNQWVIEAEGNTDRDQVTVRSSSLVQVKHKLPALLINYVERTKENLVLDDASHTERFVSDNYIIANQPKSILCLPFAHQGKLTGVLYLENNLTTGVFTADRLEVLNLLTSQVSISIENARLYTNLHIYSQELEISETQAREKAKQLEHTLDELKLTQSQMVQSEKMSSLGQLVAGVAHEINNPVSFIYGNLTYVNNYVKDLMSVVQLYQQQNQNLPPKVQDEIDAFDLDFLMEDLPKLLASMKVGTDRIRQIVLSLRNFSRLDEADVKAVNIHEGINSTLMILQNRLKPQPDSPGIQVIQEYGNLPPVECYPGQLNQVFMNLIANAIDSLEEFNEHRTYADIAHQPSIITIRTTVEGDFAVIRIADNGSGISENVRSQLFTPFFTTKAVGKGTGLGLSISYQIVTKKHRGQLECVSVLGQGAEFIVSIPLQARLEGRSV, from the coding sequence ATGTTTAAATTAATTGCTCACATCCCTGACTATAGTATTACAAGTTTAATTTATGAAGCTGCTGCCACAGTAATTTATCGAGGATACTCCAAGGCTAACGGACACTCAGTTGTTATCAAACTGCTCAAAGCAGAGTATCCCAGTATCAAAGAGATTGCCCAACTCAAGCACGAATACGAAATCATCCAAAATTTGAATATTGCAGGTGTAATTAAAGTCCATGAATTAATCAGTTATGACAACGGCTACAATAATGGTCTAGCACTGGTTTTAGAAGACTTTGGTGGAGAAACCTTAAAACATCAGATATCTACTACAGGGATTGAACTTACAAAATTTCTGAACATTGCCGCTCAAATTACTGAAACTTTGGGAGAGTTACATACCCACCACATTATCCATAAGGATCTTAAACCCGAAAATATTCTTTATAACCCCAATACCGAAAAAGTAAAACTGATTGATTTCAGCATCGCTTCGTTGTTATCAAAAGAAAGTCCAGAAATTACTAGCCTCAACCTTCTAGAAGGAACACTGGCTTATATGTCGCCAGAGCAAACCGGACGTATCAACCGAACCTTAGATTATCGTACAGATTTTTACTCATTAGGTGTCAGTTTCTACGAAATGCTGACGGGTCAGCTTCCCTTCCACAATGCTCAAGACTCAATGGAGTTAGTGCATTGTCACATTGCGAAAATTCCTATAGCTCCGCACGAGATTAATCCTAATGTACCACTGGGAATCTCTGCGATCGCTATGAAGCTCCTGAGCAAAACTGCTGAAGACCGCTACCAGAGTGCTTACGGGTTAAAGGCTGATTTAGAGCAAGCAGCAATACAACTGCAAACAAAAGGAAGTATTGAGCTTTTTACACTAGGCCAGCAAGATTTTTCGCATCAATTCCAAATAGCTCAAAAACTTTACGGTCGGGAAGTAGAAGTGGCAGCTTTAATGGCTGCCTTTGAAAAAGTTAGCCTTGGTTCTAGCGAAGTTGTGTTGGTAGGAGGATATTCAGGTATCGGCAAATCCTCACTAGTTAACGAAGTTCACAAACCGATTGTCCGGCAACGAGGTTACTTCATCGGTGGCAAATTTGATCAACTCAAGCGAGATATTCCTTATGCTTCTTTGATTCAAGCATTTCGAGAATTGATGCGACAACTGTTAGCTGAAACCCAAGCCAGAGTTGAGGTTTGGAAAAATAAATTACTACGAGCATTGGGAGCTAACGGTCAAGTTATTATTGATGTCATCCCGGAAGTAGAACTGATTATTGGGCAGCAAGCGCCTGTACCGCAGTTGGGCGTTGCTGAGTCTCAAAATCGTTTTAATCGGGTGTTTAAGCAATTTATCCATGCCTTTACTGGTGCTGAACATCCCTTAGTATTGTTTTTAGATGACCTCCAATGGGCAGATGCTGCCTCTGTCAACCTGGTCGAAAATTTGATGACTGACCCAGAAAGTCGGTATTTATTGCTGATTGGGGCTTACCGAGATAACGAAGTTAGTCCCACCCATCCACTGATGCTAATGCTAGAGACAATTCAAGCATTTGGGGCAACCGTTGAAGAGTTACTTTTGAAGCCATTAGCAGCACCTCATATTACTCAATTGGTTACTGACACGTTCAATTGCGAATCATCCCAGGCAGAACCTTTAGCTGATTTGCTATTTCAAAAAACCCAAGGTAATCCATTTTTCTTGACTCAGTTACTAAAAGTATTACATCAAGATAATCTTTTGACATTTGATTATCGTTCGGGTTTCTGGAAGTGGGATCTCAACAGAATTCAGGAACAAGCCATTACCGATAATGTAGTAGATTTAATGGTGAATAAAATTCAGAGATTGTCAGAACCGACGCAGCAAGTTTTACAATTAGCTGCTTGTGTTGGCAACCGTTTTAATTTAGAAATTCTAGCTGTAGTAAACGAAAAATCTCCATCAGCAACAGCAGTTGATTTATGGGAAGCTTTACGGGCGGGATTAATTCTACCCTTAAGCGATACTTACAAAATTCCTCAATTGTTGAATCAGTCGGAATTGGCAACTTACTGCGATACTGCGATACAAGTTGACTATAAATTCTTGCACGATCGCGTTCAGCAAGCTGCCTATTCTTTAATTCCAACCGATCAGCAACAAGAAGTGCATCTGAAAATTGGAAAACTACTATTACATAATACTGAAAAAGCCCAGTTAGAAGAACATCTTTTTGATATCGTCAACCATCTCAATGCTGGTAGTTCATTGATTGTGGAACCAGCAGAAAGATATGAACTGGCAGAATTAAATCTGAAAGCAGGACAGCGAGCAAAATCATCTTCGGCGTTTGTAACTGCACTCAAATTGCTGAAAACAGGGATGAGTTATCTACCTGATAAAACCTGGCAGGATAATTATTTACTCACGTTAACTTTATATTTACAATCTGGAGAGGCAGAATTTTTAAATGGAAAATATGAGGAAGCTTTGCTGATTTTCGAGCAGACTTTCAGCCAGGTTCAAACTACTCTCGATATGTGTCGAGTGAATGAATATCGGATTATGTGTTATCGCATGGAGAATGATTTAAACTCCGCATATAAAATTGGGTTAAATACTTTGGAGCTTTTAGGCTTGGAGTTTGCAGCTTATCCCGATGATGCATATCTATTAGAAAAACTTAATCAAACCAAAAAAGTTATTGGCGATCGCTCAACCTTTAGTCTCGCAGAATTACCACCAATGCAAGACGAAGAGAAGTTAATGGCTCAACGCATCCTAAAAGAAGTCTGGCCTATTGCCTACTTTTTAGGATCTAAAGCGTTGCATATCACATCAATGAATATAACTCAACTTTCAGTTCAGTATGGCAACTCACCGATTTCTGTATTTGGTTACATGCTGTATTCCTTCAACTTAGTATTTGAATATGGTGAGGTAGATTCAGGTTATGAGTTTGGTGAGCTATCTCTGCGTTTGCATGAAATTTTAAGAACGAAAGAATTAGAAGCGAATATTTTGAATATGTGGGGAGGTTTAATCTGTCACTATAAAGACCATATTAGCCAGGCAAAACCTTATTTATTGAAGGGATTTAATAGTGGTTTAGAAACAGGTTCTTATCAATGGTCTGGTTATTGTTCAGTTAATTTTTTATGGCAATGCTTATTTGGAAATGAATCCTTAGAAAAAACCGCAGAAGTAGCCGAAGATTTTATTCCTAGCCTCCGCAAGATTGACAAAAATATGTTGAACTACCATCTGCTGGCGATGGAAGCGATCGCTAACCTGACTAAGCCAGCAGGTAAGATTGACCAACTTGTGGGAACTTGGGCAGATGAACGGCAAGTACTAGAGTTTGCATTGGCATCTTCAGATATGTTGAGTGCATTTGTAGTTTACATCTATAAACTCGCGCTCTGTAACTGGTATGGAGAGTATACCAAAGCTGTTGAGTATGCAGAGAATGCCGAAAAATTTGTTGCGGGAGCGCGAGGAATTTTTATTAATCCTGTTTTCTATTTTCACCAAAGTATTGCCTTAGCAGGGGGTTATACGGATGCAGATACCGCAACTCAAGTCATTTATCTGCACAAACTAAATGCAAACTTAGAAAAATTCCAGCAATGGGCAATACACTGCCCAAGCAATTATCAACACAAGTTCCTGCTGATTCAAGCAGAAGTGGCTCGGATTTATAAACAAGATTATCAGGCAATGGAGTTGTATGACCTAGCGATCGCTTCTGCCGCCGAAAACGGTTATTTACAGAATGAAGCCTTAGCAAACGAACTCGCATTTCGATTTTACTTGGCAAAGGAGAGAAAAAACTTTGCCAAAGTTTATTTTAAAGAAGCCCGCTATTGCTATCTCAAGTGGGAAGCTACGGCTAAAGTCCGGCAACTGGATGAACAATACTCCCAACTTTTTAGAGATTCAGTCGGGGAGGTAAATGGGCGTAGTACTGCTACAAAGCAGATTCGGGATATTTCTGAAGCTAAAACCCAAACTCTGGATTTAAGCACAGCAATTAAAGCATCGCAGGCACTCTCAAGCGAGATGGAGTTAAATCCTCTGCTGGAGAAAATGATGACGATCGCGATCGAGAATGCTGGTGCCCAAATGGGTTATCTACTTGTAAAACAAGATAACCAGTGGGTGATTGAAGCCGAAGGAAATACCGATCGAGACCAAGTGACAGTGCGATCGTCCAGTCTGGTGCAAGTAAAGCATAAATTGCCAGCTTTACTAATTAACTATGTTGAAAGAACAAAAGAAAATTTGGTTTTAGACGATGCTAGTCACACAGAGCGTTTTGTAAGTGACAACTATATTATTGCCAATCAACCCAAATCAATTTTGTGTTTGCCTTTCGCTCATCAGGGTAAGCTAACTGGAGTTCTTTACCTGGAAAATAACCTCACTACCGGAGTCTTTACCGCAGATCGATTAGAGGTACTGAACTTATTAACTTCGCAAGTTTCCATCTCTATAGAAAATGCTCGGCTATACACAAATTTGCACATATACTCCCAAGAGTTAGAAATTTCGGAAACACAAGCGCGTGAGAAAGCAAAGCAGCTAGAACACACGCTCGATGAATTGAAGCTTACCCAGTCTCAGATGGTGCAAAGCGAAAAAATGTCTAGCCTGGGGCAGTTGGTGGCAGGCGTTGCTCACGAAATTAATAACCCAGTCAGCTTTATCTACGGCAACCTGACTTACGTAAATAATTATGTCAAAGACTTGATGAGTGTAGTACAACTTTATCAGCAGCAAAACCAGAATTTACCACCTAAAGTTCAAGATGAAATAGATGCATTTGACTTAGATTTTTTGATGGAAGACTTACCTAAGCTGTTGGCTTCAATGAAAGTAGGAACCGATCGCATTCGTCAAATTGTATTATCTTTACGAAACTTTTCCCGCCTAGACGAAGCTGATGTTAAAGCCGTTAATATCCATGAGGGCATTAATAGTACGCTAATGATTTTGCAAAATCGGCTCAAACCCCAGCCAGACTCTCCGGGAATTCAGGTAATACAGGAGTACGGCAACCTGCCACCTGTAGAGTGCTACCCTGGCCAACTAAATCAGGTATTTATGAACCTGATCGCAAATGCGATCGATTCTTTAGAGGAATTTAACGAACATCGGACTTATGCCGATATCGCACATCAGCCAAGTATCATTACAATTCGTACTACTGTTGAAGGCGATTTCGCGGTCATTCGCATTGCTGATAACGGTTCTGGTATCAGTGAAAATGTGCGATCGCAACTCTTCACACCCTTTTTCACTACCAAAGCTGTTGGTAAAGGTACTGGTTTAGGGCTATCTATTAGTTACCAGATTGTGACTAAAAAGCATCGAGGACAGTTGGAATGTGTATCCGTTTTAGGACAAGGGGCTGAATTTATTGTTTCTATCCCCCTTCAGGCAAGGCTAGAAGGAAGAAGTGTCTGA